The Muricauda sp. SCSIO 65647 genome includes a region encoding these proteins:
- a CDS encoding DoxX family protein — MKNSAVTHIALALLRIVPSALMLTHGIPKFQKLISGNIEFINPLGIGEAPTLFLAVLGEFVAPILVIIGLKTKWATIPTILTMAAAAFIVHAPDPIGKRELALLYLTIFVLIFLLGPGKYSIDKK, encoded by the coding sequence ATGAAAAATAGTGCAGTTACCCATATTGCCCTGGCACTTTTGCGTATCGTGCCATCGGCCCTTATGCTGACCCATGGAATTCCAAAATTTCAAAAGCTCATTTCAGGAAACATTGAATTCATCAACCCTTTGGGCATAGGTGAGGCGCCCACACTATTTTTAGCTGTTTTAGGCGAGTTTGTGGCACCCATTCTGGTAATCATTGGGCTTAAGACGAAATGGGCGACCATACCGACCATACTGACAATGGCCGCCGCCGCATTTATCGTTCATGCTCCAGATCCAATCGGAAAAAGAGAACTGGCCCTTCTATATTTGACCATTTTCGTGCTCATATTTCTGCTGGGGCCCGGCAAATACAGTATAGACAAGAAGTAA
- a CDS encoding L-threonylcarbamoyladenylate synthase has protein sequence MAEFIKLYEENPNPRRIKRVVEVLRNGGLVIYPTDTVYGLGCDITNSKALEKIARIKGIKLAKANWSFVCADLSNLSDYVRQINTSTFKILKRALPGPYTFILPGNNNLPRDFKKKKTVGIRIPDNLIARTLVKELGNPIVSTSIYDEDDVIEYTTDPELILEKWENLVDVVIDGGYGDNVASTVIDLSDGAPVIVREGKGSLGIL, from the coding sequence ATGGCCGAATTTATCAAATTATATGAGGAGAATCCGAACCCTAGACGAATCAAAAGGGTAGTGGAGGTGCTTCGCAACGGCGGGTTGGTCATTTATCCGACCGATACCGTCTATGGACTTGGATGCGATATTACCAATTCAAAAGCTTTGGAAAAGATTGCTAGAATCAAAGGCATAAAATTGGCCAAAGCGAACTGGTCGTTTGTCTGTGCCGATTTGAGCAATCTTTCCGATTATGTCAGACAAATCAACACCTCGACCTTTAAGATTCTAAAGAGGGCATTGCCTGGGCCATATACCTTTATTCTTCCAGGAAACAATAACCTTCCGAGAGATTTCAAAAAGAAGAAGACCGTTGGCATTCGAATACCCGATAACCTTATTGCCAGAACATTGGTGAAAGAATTGGGCAATCCGATCGTTTCAACTTCGATATACGATGAAGATGATGTCATTGAATATACCACAGACCCTGAGTTGATATTGGAAAAATGGGAAAACCTGGTCGATGTCGTCATTGATGGCGGATATGGTGATAACGTGGCCTCAACGGTAATTGACCTTTCTGATGGTGCACCAGTGATTGTAAGGGAAGGAAAAGGAAGCTTAGGCATCCTATAA
- a CDS encoding type I restriction enzyme HsdR N-terminal domain-containing protein, protein MQALNFPKYQFRFKHSEQGIKIFDIIRKKFVVLQPEEWVRQHVIHFLVSTKSYPKSLMNVEKLLVVNNLTKRYDIVVYNADGSIHLLVECKAPNIAITQQAFDQIAIYNQSLGATYLMVTNGLDHYYCQMDYNREKYMFLKEIPDFSR, encoded by the coding sequence ATGCAGGCATTGAATTTTCCGAAGTATCAATTTCGTTTCAAACATTCAGAACAAGGCATCAAGATTTTTGATATCATCAGAAAAAAATTTGTGGTGCTACAGCCCGAAGAATGGGTGCGTCAGCATGTCATACATTTTCTTGTCAGCACAAAGAGCTATCCCAAATCGCTGATGAACGTTGAAAAATTATTGGTGGTAAACAATCTCACGAAGCGATACGATATTGTGGTCTATAATGCCGATGGCAGTATTCATTTGTTGGTCGAATGCAAAGCTCCCAACATCGCCATTACCCAACAGGCATTTGACCAGATTGCCATATACAATCAAAGTTTGGGGGCTACATATCTTATGGTGACCAATGGTCTTGACCATTATTATTGTCAAATGGACTATAATAGGGAAAAATATATGTTTTTAAAGGAAATTCCTGATTTTAGCCGTTAA
- a CDS encoding thiamine pyrophosphate-dependent enzyme, which produces MKPNHETSNELSFVDFKEQILKDYKIAVTSRECSLLGRREVLTGKAKFGIFGDGKELPQLAMARAFQNGDFRSGYYRDQTFMMALGHLNAVEFFHGLYATTDINLDPMSAGRQMGGHFGTHSLNEDGNWRDLTKQKNSSSDISCTAGQMPRLLGLAQASKIYRHVDGIDQTKFSDNGNEVAWGTIGNASTSEGHFFETLNAAGVMQVPMVISVWDDDYGISVPVEFHTTKGDISEALKGLQRDEENDGFEILKVSGWDYTALIHAFENASDIAREEHVPVLVHVTELTQPQGHSTSGSHERYKSDERLQWEKDFDCNKKFRDWILGNNIATEEELQVLEKDIKLHVRNAKKEAWTEFLRPNIQNRAKLVKLLSAMAEKSPNKAFITKVKNDLASVNEPLKKDLSSHARKALKYVLGEATQEKKVLQQWIDTYLRNIEPKFSSHLYSELPTKATSVKGVAPSYANNDDVVDGRIVLRDNFDALFAKYPNALVFGEDTGKIGDVNQGLEGLQKKYGALRIADTGIREASIIGQGIGLAMRGLRPIAEIQYLDYVLYGLQTLSDDLATLLYRTVGKQKAPLIVRTRGHRLEGIWHSGSPMGGLVHLLRGMYILAPRNMTQAAGFYNTLMKSDEPALVIESLNGYRLKEKMPSNLGEFCTPIGKVETLRQGNDITLLSYGSTLRIVEAVAKDLLEVGIDAEVIDAQTLLPFDLDHEVLESVKKTNRLLIIDEDVPGGCTAYLMQEIIEKQGAYKYLDSAPQTLAAKAHRPAYASDGDYFSKPNAEDIFEKAYAIMHEADPTSYPELR; this is translated from the coding sequence ATGAAGCCCAATCACGAGACCAGTAATGAATTATCCTTTGTTGATTTTAAAGAACAGATTCTAAAGGATTATAAGATTGCTGTTACAAGCCGTGAATGTAGTTTGTTGGGCAGGCGTGAGGTTTTGACCGGAAAGGCAAAATTTGGCATATTCGGAGACGGAAAAGAATTGCCACAATTGGCCATGGCCAGAGCCTTCCAGAATGGAGATTTCAGAAGTGGTTATTATCGTGATCAGACCTTTATGATGGCCTTGGGCCATTTAAATGCCGTCGAGTTTTTTCATGGCCTGTACGCTACTACCGATATTAATTTAGACCCCATGAGCGCTGGTCGTCAGATGGGAGGGCATTTTGGCACGCATAGCCTGAACGAAGATGGTAATTGGAGAGACCTTACCAAGCAAAAGAACAGCAGCTCTGATATTTCATGTACGGCAGGGCAAATGCCCAGACTTTTAGGTTTGGCCCAAGCATCTAAGATCTACCGCCATGTTGACGGTATCGACCAAACCAAGTTTTCAGACAACGGAAACGAGGTAGCTTGGGGAACGATCGGCAATGCCAGCACAAGTGAGGGGCACTTCTTCGAAACATTGAATGCCGCAGGTGTTATGCAGGTACCTATGGTGATCAGCGTTTGGGATGACGATTACGGCATTTCAGTGCCGGTAGAATTTCATACGACCAAAGGAGACATTTCAGAAGCGCTGAAAGGCTTACAGCGTGATGAAGAAAATGATGGTTTCGAAATTCTTAAAGTATCTGGCTGGGATTACACGGCATTGATACACGCCTTTGAAAATGCAAGTGATATCGCGCGTGAAGAACATGTGCCCGTACTTGTACATGTGACCGAGCTTACCCAACCACAGGGGCATTCAACCTCGGGATCGCACGAGCGCTATAAATCCGATGAGCGCCTTCAATGGGAAAAAGACTTTGATTGCAACAAAAAGTTTCGCGATTGGATACTCGGCAACAATATCGCCACTGAAGAAGAATTGCAGGTACTTGAAAAAGATATCAAACTGCATGTACGTAATGCCAAAAAGGAAGCTTGGACCGAGTTTTTAAGGCCCAATATTCAAAACAGGGCAAAACTGGTAAAACTCTTATCGGCCATGGCCGAAAAAAGTCCGAACAAGGCCTTCATTACCAAAGTGAAGAATGATCTGGCATCTGTGAACGAGCCTTTGAAAAAAGACCTGTCATCCCATGCCAGAAAAGCCTTGAAATATGTTTTGGGTGAAGCAACACAAGAAAAAAAGGTTTTACAGCAGTGGATAGATACTTACCTAAGAAACATAGAACCCAAGTTCAGTTCCCATCTCTATAGTGAATTGCCCACAAAGGCCACAAGTGTTAAAGGCGTTGCCCCTTCTTATGCGAATAATGATGATGTGGTAGATGGCAGAATTGTGCTGCGCGATAATTTTGATGCCCTTTTTGCGAAATATCCCAATGCACTCGTTTTTGGTGAGGATACTGGAAAAATAGGTGATGTCAACCAGGGCCTTGAGGGATTACAAAAGAAATATGGTGCACTTCGCATTGCCGATACCGGTATTCGCGAGGCCAGCATCATCGGACAAGGTATTGGACTTGCCATGCGTGGATTGCGCCCAATAGCCGAAATTCAATACCTTGACTACGTTTTATATGGATTGCAGACCTTGAGTGATGACCTTGCCACTTTGCTTTACAGAACTGTCGGCAAACAAAAAGCACCGTTGATCGTACGAACACGGGGGCATCGTCTTGAAGGTATTTGGCATTCGGGCTCACCTATGGGGGGGTTGGTTCATCTACTCAGGGGAATGTACATTCTTGCGCCTAGAAACATGACCCAAGCAGCTGGTTTTTACAATACGTTGATGAAAAGTGACGAACCCGCCCTGGTCATCGAAAGTCTTAACGGATATCGTTTAAAAGAGAAAATGCCTTCTAACCTCGGGGAGTTCTGTACCCCGATTGGCAAAGTAGAAACCTTGCGGCAAGGTAACGACATCACCCTTTTGTCATATGGATCGACTTTGCGTATCGTTGAAGCGGTAGCCAAAGATCTATTGGAAGTCGGTATCGATGCCGAAGTGATCGATGCCCAGACGCTGTTGCCCTTTGATCTTGACCATGAAGTGTTGGAAAGTGTGAAAAAGACGAACAGATTGCTTATTATAGATGAAGATGTGCCGGGTGGTTGTACGGCTTACCTAATGCAAGAAATCATTGAAAAACAAGGGGCCTATAAATATCTAGACAGTGCTCCCCAAACCTTGGCGGCCAAAGCGCACAGGCCTGCCTATGCCTCAGACGGAGATTATTTTTCAAAGCCCAATGCCGAGGACATTTTTGAAAAAGCCTATGCCATAATGCATGAGGCCGATCCGACTTCCTATCCTGAACTTCGTTAA
- a CDS encoding glycosyltransferase family 2 protein, with protein MKIAIIILNWNGATLLEKYLPSVVEFSTGASIYVIDNASTDGSIAFLQKEYPQITIVKNDSNGGFAKGYNDGLKHIDADIYCLLNSDVEVTKNWLEPIETAFNEHSDVAIVQPKILDLKDKSYFEYAGAAGGFIDQLGYPFCRGRIFQALEKDEGQYDDIHDIFWATGACMFIKSKVFKQLGGFDEDYFAHQEEIDLCWRAHNVGHRVLYVGHSTVYHLGGSTLSNMNPKKTYLNFRNSLFTITKNLPRRKAALIVFSRLLLDGVAAIRFVFQLKPLHSWAILRAHLSFYRQLPKMLRKREKANFILNYYATKSVVWSHFVHQVKNFNILVKD; from the coding sequence TTGAAGATAGCCATCATCATATTGAATTGGAACGGGGCGACATTGCTCGAGAAGTACCTACCATCGGTTGTGGAATTCTCAACGGGGGCTTCCATTTATGTAATCGATAATGCGAGTACCGATGGCTCAATAGCATTTCTACAAAAAGAATATCCCCAGATCACCATTGTCAAGAACGACTCAAATGGTGGTTTTGCCAAAGGTTACAATGATGGTCTGAAGCATATCGATGCTGATATTTATTGTTTGTTGAATTCAGATGTGGAGGTCACCAAGAATTGGTTGGAGCCAATAGAAACAGCTTTTAACGAGCATTCAGATGTGGCCATCGTACAGCCCAAGATCCTAGATCTAAAAGATAAAAGTTACTTTGAATATGCAGGGGCCGCAGGTGGTTTTATTGACCAATTGGGGTACCCCTTTTGCCGTGGTCGTATTTTTCAGGCACTCGAAAAAGACGAAGGCCAATATGATGACATCCACGATATTTTTTGGGCAACAGGTGCCTGTATGTTCATCAAGAGCAAGGTCTTCAAACAATTGGGAGGGTTTGATGAAGATTACTTCGCCCATCAAGAAGAGATTGATTTGTGCTGGAGGGCCCACAATGTTGGGCACCGTGTTCTATATGTCGGGCATAGTACCGTATATCATTTGGGAGGATCGACTTTAAGTAACATGAACCCAAAAAAAACATATCTAAATTTTAGGAACTCTCTGTTCACCATCACCAAAAACCTGCCTAGACGTAAGGCCGCCCTTATTGTCTTTTCACGTTTATTGTTGGATGGGGTCGCGGCCATTCGATTCGTTTTTCAACTGAAGCCCCTCCATAGTTGGGCCATTTTAAGGGCCCACTTGAGTTTTTACCGACAGTTGCCCAAAATGCTTCGCAAGCGGGAGAAAGCTAATTTTATATTAAATTACTATGCAACGAAATCCGTAGTATGGTCACATTTCGTACATCAAGTGAAGAATTTTAACATTTTAGTAAAAGATTAA
- a CDS encoding DUF4838 domain-containing protein, translating to MFKNFLLGVFVMLLLQSCVQKTIQMAENGSTEYTIVIDKSLKNDATISKVAVELQKYFNEITGANLPIAHEEDFLAATPKIFLGLAQGKNMPEQKIALQTMGNDLMITGGSPIAVQNAVYEFLESHLGCRWYAPGAEEIPDIKKLKIPEIHYQYLPDITTRTVHSRLFYENADFADKHKVTHTAFPKYVPEARVHTFHRFLPEETFYEEFPEYYALRGDQRLPTQLCLTNETVLEIVKDSVAALLARNPEASVVSVSQDDNQQHCLCADCKKIDEEEGSPAGTMIHFVNKVAEAFPEKTISTLAYQYTRKPPKTAPRENVLVTLCSIECDRSAPIAEKCIDFSNDLKGWGTLTKNIRIWDYTTQFTNFLAPFPNLHTLQPNVQLFRNNNARWIFEQHSNHPSELFELRSYLTAKLLWNPDLDVDALIEEFTDGYYEQAGKYIRQYIDLIHSELEKDDAFFLFLYGDPSEAFTSFLSPELLNGYVQLFDQAEAAVADRPEIVNRVKMARMSIDYAVLEASRKGISDDYRLLVDENGKKKVNPILAPILDSFMATSQKNNITLMNEMGYTVAEYGANYLSALEVSKKPNIATGKKVISLTKPKKYANENPMVLTDGALGGSSFYANWLGYEGDDMEVIIDLGTPQTISTASLAFLQVTNHVVFFPTSVAYYGSNDKQEYTLLARLQNPNPLEKTSKVNDIHYFDAQFKPQNVRYVKIVAKNTETPYWHHAAGLPSWVFADEIILN from the coding sequence ATGTTCAAGAACTTTCTTCTGGGTGTTTTCGTCATGCTGCTGCTACAGTCGTGTGTACAGAAAACGATTCAAATGGCTGAAAACGGAAGCACAGAATATACCATTGTCATCGACAAAAGTTTAAAAAACGACGCAACAATTTCAAAAGTGGCTGTCGAACTTCAGAAATATTTCAATGAAATCACCGGGGCGAACTTACCCATTGCCCATGAAGAAGATTTTTTGGCGGCAACCCCTAAAATCTTTTTGGGATTGGCACAAGGGAAAAACATGCCCGAGCAAAAAATAGCGTTACAGACCATGGGAAACGATTTGATGATCACCGGTGGTTCGCCCATTGCCGTTCAGAACGCGGTATATGAATTCTTGGAAAGTCATTTAGGGTGCCGGTGGTATGCCCCTGGTGCAGAAGAAATTCCAGATATAAAAAAACTTAAAATTCCAGAAATCCACTATCAATACTTGCCCGATATCACCACACGAACGGTACATTCAAGACTTTTTTATGAAAATGCCGACTTTGCCGACAAACATAAAGTGACCCACACCGCCTTTCCAAAATATGTGCCCGAGGCCCGGGTACACACTTTTCATAGGTTTTTACCAGAAGAGACCTTTTATGAAGAGTTTCCCGAATACTATGCGCTACGTGGCGACCAAAGATTGCCCACCCAGTTGTGCCTAACCAATGAAACTGTATTGGAAATTGTAAAAGATTCTGTGGCCGCACTGTTGGCCAGAAATCCAGAAGCATCGGTCGTATCAGTAAGCCAAGACGACAACCAACAGCACTGTCTCTGCGCAGATTGTAAAAAAATTGATGAAGAAGAAGGGAGTCCGGCGGGCACCATGATCCACTTTGTCAACAAAGTGGCCGAGGCCTTCCCTGAAAAAACCATCTCTACACTGGCCTATCAATATACCAGAAAACCACCAAAGACGGCACCTAGAGAGAATGTACTCGTCACCCTATGTTCCATTGAGTGTGACCGTAGCGCGCCAATAGCCGAAAAGTGCATCGACTTCAGCAACGACCTAAAAGGTTGGGGCACCTTGACCAAAAACATTAGAATTTGGGACTATACCACCCAATTCACCAATTTTCTTGCCCCTTTCCCAAATCTGCATACACTTCAACCGAATGTGCAACTGTTTCGTAACAATAATGCCCGATGGATTTTCGAGCAACACAGCAACCACCCCAGTGAGTTGTTCGAGCTTCGATCATACTTGACCGCAAAACTATTGTGGAATCCTGATTTGGATGTGGATGCACTCATTGAAGAATTTACGGATGGATACTATGAACAAGCAGGAAAGTATATAAGGCAATACATCGATTTAATCCATTCTGAGCTTGAAAAGGATGACGCCTTTTTTCTCTTCTTGTATGGCGACCCCTCTGAAGCCTTCACTTCATTTTTAAGCCCTGAGCTTCTGAATGGCTATGTACAACTTTTTGATCAAGCAGAAGCTGCCGTGGCCGATAGACCAGAAATCGTCAACAGGGTCAAAATGGCACGAATGAGTATTGACTATGCCGTATTGGAGGCATCCAGAAAAGGTATTTCCGATGATTACCGCCTACTGGTCGATGAAAACGGGAAAAAAAAGGTGAACCCGATTTTGGCGCCAATTCTTGACAGTTTCATGGCCACCAGTCAAAAAAACAATATCACATTGATGAATGAAATGGGTTATACGGTCGCCGAGTACGGTGCCAACTATCTTTCAGCCTTAGAGGTTTCGAAGAAACCAAATATTGCCACTGGCAAAAAAGTGATTTCATTGACAAAGCCAAAAAAGTATGCCAATGAAAATCCGATGGTGTTGACCGATGGTGCCCTGGGGGGCAGTAGTTTTTATGCAAATTGGCTAGGTTATGAAGGAGACGACATGGAAGTCATCATCGATTTGGGAACGCCACAAACCATCAGTACCGCCTCATTGGCCTTTTTGCAGGTGACCAATCATGTGGTATTCTTTCCGACATCGGTCGCTTATTATGGCTCCAACGACAAACAAGAGTATACTTTGCTGGCAAGGTTACAGAACCCGAATCCGCTTGAGAAGACCAGTAAAGTCAACGACATCCACTATTTTGACGCACAGTTCAAGCCCCAGAATGTACGCTATGTCAAGATAGTCGCCAAAAACACCGAAACACCCTACTGGCATCATGCGGCAGGACTGCCTTCATGGGTATTCGCAGACGAGATTATCTTAAATTGA
- the holA gene encoding DNA polymerase III subunit delta, translated as MEEIKKIVENINNRSFHPVYFLMGDEPYYIDKISGYIADNVLNEEEKGFNQMVLYGKDTSVDEIVSNAKRYPMMAEYQVVIVKEAQHLSRTIENLVGYAENPQPTTILVICYKYKKLDKRKKLYKTLQKDSLLFESKKLYENQVADWIRRLLAGKGLKISHKASALLVEFLGTDLSKINNELEKLLLVIKKNEEITPDLIEKHIGISKDFNNFELKKAIGERNVKKATRIITYFAQNPKDNPFVVTITLLNTFFTQLLQYHGLNDHSSKNVSSVLGINPYFVGEYQVAAKNYPMKQVSHIISELRKLDMKGKGVGAYNNSQADLLKELLVNVM; from the coding sequence ATGGAAGAAATAAAAAAAATCGTTGAAAATATTAATAACAGAAGCTTTCATCCCGTCTATTTTTTGATGGGGGATGAGCCCTATTATATCGATAAGATCTCTGGCTACATTGCTGATAATGTGCTAAACGAAGAGGAAAAGGGTTTTAATCAAATGGTTCTTTATGGCAAGGATACCTCGGTTGACGAAATAGTCTCGAATGCCAAACGCTATCCGATGATGGCCGAATACCAAGTGGTCATTGTCAAAGAGGCACAGCATTTGTCAAGAACCATTGAAAACCTTGTTGGGTATGCAGAAAACCCGCAACCTACGACCATCTTGGTGATTTGCTATAAGTACAAAAAGCTTGACAAGCGCAAAAAACTATATAAAACACTACAGAAAGATAGTCTGCTATTCGAAAGTAAGAAACTGTATGAGAATCAAGTGGCGGATTGGATCAGGAGATTACTGGCCGGCAAAGGCCTCAAAATATCACACAAGGCCAGTGCGCTATTGGTAGAGTTCTTGGGTACCGATTTGAGCAAGATCAACAATGAACTCGAAAAGTTGTTGCTGGTCATAAAAAAAAATGAAGAAATCACCCCTGACCTTATTGAAAAGCATATCGGTATTAGCAAAGATTTCAACAATTTTGAGTTGAAAAAGGCCATTGGCGAGCGTAATGTCAAGAAGGCCACGCGCATCATTACGTATTTCGCCCAAAACCCGAAAGACAATCCATTTGTGGTCACCATAACATTGCTGAATACCTTTTTCACCCAGTTATTACAGTATCACGGGCTTAATGATCATTCGTCAAAGAATGTTTCATCGGTCTTGGGCATCAATCCTTATTTCGTGGGCGAATATCAAGTAGCGGCAAAGAATTATCCGATGAAACAAGTCAGCCATATCATTTCTGAGCTCAGAAAATTGGATATGAAGGGCAAAGGGGTAGGGGCCTACAACAATTCGCAGGCCGATTTGCTCAAAGAACTGCTCGTGAACGTAATGTAA
- a CDS encoding flagellar motor protein MotB: MKKLFLGTLGIALLLSSCVSQKKYAELEAKQKETQDLLNSATVKLNTCLEEKATADSRLKTLEDQNAFLKANNQELINNMGNLTTLTAKGAENLEKSLESLREKDLTIRKLQDAVTRRDSVNLALVQSLKGVLGNLDDEDIEVSVEKGVVFVSISDKLLFRSGSYNVTNAAKEVLGKVAKVVNNKPDFEFMVEGHTDNVPYRSGVLLDNWDLSAKRATSIVRILQNDFGVDPKRMTAAGRSYYIPLAENNTAASRAKNRRTRIVVLPKLDQFYSMIEEGMKDPAIGGGGR, translated from the coding sequence ATGAAAAAATTGTTTTTAGGGACACTTGGAATTGCACTATTGCTTTCTTCGTGCGTTTCACAAAAAAAATATGCTGAACTTGAAGCCAAGCAAAAAGAGACCCAGGATCTTTTGAACTCGGCCACAGTAAAATTGAATACTTGTCTTGAAGAAAAGGCAACCGCCGATTCACGACTTAAGACCCTCGAAGATCAAAATGCCTTTTTGAAGGCCAACAACCAAGAGTTGATCAATAACATGGGAAATTTGACCACTCTTACCGCCAAGGGTGCTGAAAACCTTGAAAAATCGTTGGAAAGTCTTCGTGAGAAAGATTTGACCATCAGAAAACTGCAAGATGCCGTAACCAGACGCGACTCTGTAAATTTAGCTCTGGTACAAAGCCTAAAAGGGGTGTTGGGCAACCTTGATGATGAAGACATTGAAGTCAGTGTAGAGAAAGGCGTGGTCTTTGTCTCGATTTCAGATAAACTGTTGTTCAGAAGCGGTAGCTATAATGTAACCAATGCCGCGAAGGAAGTCTTGGGCAAAGTGGCCAAAGTGGTCAACAACAAACCCGATTTCGAGTTTATGGTCGAAGGCCATACCGATAACGTACCCTATAGAAGTGGCGTATTGCTCGATAACTGGGATTTGAGTGCCAAGCGCGCCACCTCAATCGTGAGAATTTTGCAAAATGATTTCGGTGTAGATCCAAAACGCATGACAGCAGCAGGCAGAAGCTACTATATACCATTGGCAGAGAATAATACTGCAGCGAGCAGGGCCAAGAACAGAAGAACCCGAATTGTGGTATTGCCAAAACTAGATCAGTTCTACTCTATGATCGAAGAAGGAATGAAAGATCCCGCTATCGGCGGAGGCGGAAGATAA